The DNA region GTAGAAGTCGCCCCCCACCTCGGTACGGGCGCTGGCGGGCTCGTAGCGGACGGCCAGATCCAGCCCGGCGATCGTCGGGATGCGCTGCGGGAGCAGACTGCGTTGCAGGGTCACCGCGATGCGGTGCTCCTCGTCGAAGGATCGCTGGGCCTCGACCGCGGAGGCCACCGCCTGGGCCAGTTGACGAAGCACCGGGGTACGGGCGGTCTGGGTGGCGGTCGGCACCACGACATAGAGGGGGGCCCGGTCATCGCGCAGCCGACCGGCGGCCACCGTCACGGTGTCCCCCGCCGGCCAGTCCACCAGGGCCCAGTCGGCCGGGTCCTGCACCCGGACGGTGGCGCCGACCGGGGTGTCGCTGTCGTCGACGACCCACGGCACGATGCGGCTGGGGGCACCCGGGCCGGCGCAGACCCCGGCGATGCAGTCGCCGTCGAAGGTCTCGGCTATCACCGCGGCGGGGCTCTTGAAGATCTCCGCGGTGCCGGCCGCCGCCGCTTCCAGCAGCCGGGCGAAGTTCGGCGCGGCGTGTACCGCCACCGTGGTGTCCGCCAGCCCGGTGAGTCGTTCCGCGAGCAGTTCGGCGCGCTGCCGTGCCTGGTAGTAGCGCAGCACCGCGTGGGCGGTGGCGACGAGTTCCTCCGGGTCGATCGGCTCCGCCAGGTACGCGTCCGCCCCCCGGGTGAGGCCCTGGGCGCGGTCGGCGGTGTCGATGGCGTGCGCGGACACGTGAATCACCGGCAGGGCGGGGCGGACCGACTTGATCCGTTCGCAGACCTCGAACCCGCTGAGGTCCGGCAGCCGCACGTCGAGAACCACCAGGTCGATCGGATCCACCTCGACCTGACGCAGGGCCTCGCCGCCGTTCTGGGCCTCGATCACGGTGAACCCGGCCCGGGTCAGCCAGTTCACCAGCAGGTAGCGCTTGGTCCGGCTGTCGTCGACCACCAGCACGGTCGGCGGGGAGTCCATGTCACATCCCGTTCGCTGGCAGGGTGACCGTCAGGGTGCTGCCCCGGCCGACCTCACTGGACAGTTCCAGGGTGCCGCCCAGCAGGGTGGCCAACCGCCGGGCGTACGGCAGACCCAGGCCGGTGCCGCCGACCCGGGAGGGGCCGGGCACCTGGTAGAACTCCTCGAACACTCGGTCCTGCAACTCCGCCGGGATGCCTGCGCCGGTGTCGGAGACGACGAGTCTCCAGCTGTCGCCGGACCGCTCGGCGCGCAGCCGCACCTCACCCCGGGCGGTGAACTTCAGACCGTTGTGCAGCAGGTTGCGCAGCACCTGGGCGAGCAGCATCTCGTCGGTACGGATGGTGGCGGGGGTGGGGGGTTCCTCCACCACCAGGTCCACCTCGGAGGCGGTGTGCAGGGCCCGGAGGGTGCCGCGTAGCTGACCGAACAGGGCCCGCAGGTCCACCTCGGTCCAGTTCGGTTCCAGTCGACCGGACTCCGCCTTGGCCAGATCCAGCAGCTCGTTGACCAGCGAGAGCAGATCCGAGGCCGAGGATCGGATCAGGCCGACCTGGCGTTCCTGCTCCACTGTCAGGGGGTCGGAGGCGGAATCGGTGAGCAACCGGGCCAGCCCGATGATCGCGGTCACCGGTGCCCGCAGTTCGTGGCTGACGTTGGCCAGGAACCGGCTCTTCGACTCGCTGGCCGAGCGCAGCTGCACGGACTTGTCGTCCAACTCGGCGTACAGGGCCACCACACCCCGGTTGGTCTCCTCCAGCTCGTCGGTGAGCTGATGATAGAGCGCCAGTACGCCCCGGTTGGTCTGCTCCAGTTCCTCGTTGAGCCGCGCCAGTTCGTCGCGTTGGGTGCGTACCTCGTCCAGGGCGGCGATCAGCTGCGAGTTCTGGGCGGCGAGTTCCTCCTCCGCGGTCCCCGGTGCGCTCTGCCCCAGTTGGGCCCGCAACTGCTCAAGGCCCTGTGGGGTGAGCGACTGCGCGGTGGCCGGGATACGTCGTGACATCCTCACGACCGTATCCCCCGCCGGAGCCACCACGGTCAACGTGTCCACCAGGCGCGCCACCGCACCGGACTGCGGCTCGTACCGCCCCTGCGGCAGTGGGCCGACCGGGACCAGGTCGACCCACAGGTGGTGTCGCCCGTCCGGGGTGTTCGCGATGGCGAACTCCACATCGGCGCCGCCGACACTGCGCAGCAGATCCCGGGCCACCTCGCTCAGGGCGGTGGCGATCCGGACCTGGTCCTGGTGCTCCAGGCCGACCGCGGTGGCCACCTCCCGGCCCCGCTGGCGAACCACGAAGATGTCCTGCTCCACCCGCAGGGTCATCTGCAACAGCGGTTCGGCGTTCATCACCAGGACCTCGCCACCAACACACCGGCGTCGTCGCGCCGGACGCCGGCCTCGCGCAACAGGGTGGCGGCCACCACCAACGGTGACCGCCCGGACAGTCCGGGCTGGTCGGCCAGCCGCCAGCGGTCGACCACCCCGTCGCTGTGCATGACCAGCAGGCTGCCGGGGTCGAACGGATACTCGTACTGTCGGATGGCCGGGCGTTGATGTCCGGCGATGCCGGGCAGGGAGACCAGCCCCCGCTGCCGACCGTCCCCGGTGGCAACCACCCCGCTGATGTTGCCCAATCCGGCGTACCGCAGCAACCCGGTCGCCGGGTCCGGCTCGGCCACGGCCAGCGCCGCGCCGCGGGTGTGCGACAGGGCCCGGTGCAGGTGGCCGACCACCTCGGCCGGGGCGGCGTCCGGGGCGGCCCGGAAGGCGGCAAGGGCGGCGTCGGTGGCGGCGGCGGCCAACGGCCCGTGCCCCAGGCCGTCGGTGACCAGCAGCTGACGGCGTACGCCGACGATCCGCCAGGCGTATCCGTCTCCGCTGACCGTCTCCCCGGTCAGCGGCCGGGTGATTCCGCCGGCCCAGGGCCGTTCGGTCACCGGGTCGGCGAACACCTGCACGACGATGACCGTTCCTCGACCCGGCCGCGAGTACGCGTCGAACCAGCTGGCCTGCCGGACGATCGCCCCCAGGCCGATACCCAGGGTGCCGGTGGTGGAGTGACCGTCGCGGGCGGAGTCGGTCAGGTCGGCCATGCCGGGCCCGGAGTCGACCGCTACCAGTTCCACCCCGGCGTCCAGCTCGCGGCGTACCGGCCGGAGCAGCAGCACCCCGTCGTCGGCGTGCTTGATCAGGTTGCTGGTCAGCTCCGCCGTGACGATGGCCAGGTCGGCGATCCGGCTGTCCGGCAGCCCCAACTGCGCGCCCAGGCGTTCGGCCGCCCGTCGCACCGCACTGCCGGCGCTGCCGGTCTCCACCCGGAACCAGGTGCCCCGGTCGGAGACCGGTTCGGCCGTCACCGGGACCACTTGGTGATGGTGATCCTGGTGCCCTGACCGGGCGCGGTCTGGATGTCGAACTCGTCCACCAACCGCCGGGCCCCGCTGAGGCCCAGGCCCAGACCGCCACCGGTGGTGTACCCGTCGGTCAGGGCGAGGTCCAGGTCGGCGATGCCGGGGCCGGAGTCGGCGAAGACGATGCTGATGCCGGGACGGCGGCCGTTGTCCACGACGGCCACCTCGACCGTGCCACCGCCGCCGTAGACCAGGGTGTTGCGGGCGAGTTCGCTGGCCGCGGTGACCACCTTGGTCTGGTCTACCAGGGAGAGCTTGACGGCCACCGCCACCGTACGCACCAGTTGCCGGACGCGTACCACGTCCTCGTCGCTGCCGACCGTCTGCGCCTGCGGCCGGCTCAGGTCGACCCCGCTGGTCACGGCGACGCCGTCAGCTCGGGGTCCAGACCCTCGTCATGCTCGTCGTACTGGTCGTCGCGGTTGGCCGCGATGAGTTCCATGCCCCGCTCGACGTTCAGCGCGGTACGGATGCCGTTGAGGGACAGTCCCAACTCGACCAGGGTGATGGCGACCGCCGGACGCATCCCGACGACCACCGTCTCCGCGTCGAGCACCCGGGAGATCGAGGCGATCGTGGACAGCATCCGTCCGACGAAGGAGTCCACGATGTCCAGCGCGGTGATGTCGATGATCACCCCGTGGCAGCCGGTGGCGACGATCCGCTCGGCCAGGTCCTCCTGGAGGGCGATGGCCGTCTGGTCGGACATGTCCACCTGGATGGAGACCAGCAGGATTGTCGCCGATCTTGAGGATCGGCACCCGCTCCATCACGCCTCCCGACGCGGCTGGCGGCGGCCGGTCTCGACCCCGGTGAGCCGCAGCACATGGCGCAGCGCGTCGGCCAGACTGGCCTTGGTGGCGATGTCACCGAACTCGATGCCCAGCGCGACGATGGTCTGGGCGATCTGGGGTCGGATGCCGGAGATGATGCAGTCGGCGCCCATCAGCCGGGCGGCCACCACGGTCTTCAGGATGTGCTGGGCGACCTGGGTGTCCACCGCCGGCACCCCGGTGATGTCGATGATCGCGTACGGCGAGCTGGTGTCCACCAGGGTCTGCAGCAGTCGCTCCATGACCACCTGGGCGCGAGCCGAGTCCAGGGTGCCGACCAGCGGCACCGCCACCACGCCTTCCCAGAGCTTGACCACCGGAGTGGACAGCTCCAGCAACTGCTCGGCCTGGTCGGCGATCAGGCTCTCCCGGGTCCGCACGAAGCTCTCGAAGGTGAACAGGCCCATCTGGTCGACCAGGGTGCCGAAGGCTACGTAGTCGCGCAGGGTCCCGGCGCTCTCGTCGGTCTCCATCACGCTCAACAGGGCGTCCTTGAGGGCGAACACACCGGTGGCGGTCTCGGCGGCGGAGAAGCCCTGGCGGGCCTGCCCCCGGGACAGTTCGGCGAGGACCGCACGCAGTTCGGTGGCCTCCTCGGCGGCCAGGTCGGCGGCGCCCTTGCCGAGCGCGTCGACCAGGGCGCGGTGCAGCTCCTGCACCTGCTGACGCAGTTCGGTCTGGCTGAGACGGCCACGAAGCTGCGCCGCGACGACCTCGGTCCACCGTTGCGTGACCTGATCGACATGGCTGGTTAGCAGACCAGCCAGCCGGCCGCTTTCGTCAGTGCTCAACGCCATGACATAACCCCCTCGAACCGGACCGGCCGGACTCTATCACCGCCGACCCGAAAACTACTTGCCCCACAGCAAGTGAAGGTCGGCGGGCACTCGATCTCGTGCCCGTTCTGCGTACCGAGGCTCCGGTGGGATACCGTTC from Micromonospora sp. NBC_01739 includes:
- a CDS encoding SpoIIE family protein phosphatase; translation: MDSPPTVLVVDDSRTKRYLLVNWLTRAGFTVIEAQNGGEALRQVEVDPIDLVVLDVRLPDLSGFEVCERIKSVRPALPVIHVSAHAIDTADRAQGLTRGADAYLAEPIDPEELVATAHAVLRYYQARQRAELLAERLTGLADTTVAVHAAPNFARLLEAAAAGTAEIFKSPAAVIAETFDGDCIAGVCAGPGAPSRIVPWVVDDSDTPVGATVRVQDPADWALVDWPAGDTVTVAAGRLRDDRAPLYVVVPTATQTARTPVLRQLAQAVASAVEAQRSFDEEHRIAVTLQRSLLPQRIPTIAGLDLAVRYEPASARTEVGGDFYELVMLDGHLLMAIGDVAGHSLHAATVMAELRHALRAYAVEGHQPGEILHRVNELMRTLLPTELATICVLLLEPATGQVRLASAGHLPPLISMDGKTEYVHHSAPLLGVRAPRPADLEFVLPRGATIVFYTDGLIERRDATIDEGLTALAGSAVRVDADLDRFCQRLLDELAPDEIQDDVAVVALRRR
- a CDS encoding sensor histidine kinase yields the protein MNAEPLLQMTLRVEQDIFVVRQRGREVATAVGLEHQDQVRIATALSEVARDLLRSVGGADVEFAIANTPDGRHHLWVDLVPVGPLPQGRYEPQSGAVARLVDTLTVVAPAGDTVVRMSRRIPATAQSLTPQGLEQLRAQLGQSAPGTAEEELAAQNSQLIAALDEVRTQRDELARLNEELEQTNRGVLALYHQLTDELEETNRGVVALYAELDDKSVQLRSASESKSRFLANVSHELRAPVTAIIGLARLLTDSASDPLTVEQERQVGLIRSSASDLLSLVNELLDLAKAESGRLEPNWTEVDLRALFGQLRGTLRALHTASEVDLVVEEPPTPATIRTDEMLLAQVLRNLLHNGLKFTARGEVRLRAERSGDSWRLVVSDTGAGIPAELQDRVFEEFYQVPGPSRVGGTGLGLPYARRLATLLGGTLELSSEVGRGSTLTVTLPANGM
- a CDS encoding SpoIIE family protein phosphatase; its protein translation is MVPVTAEPVSDRGTWFRVETGSAGSAVRRAAERLGAQLGLPDSRIADLAIVTAELTSNLIKHADDGVLLLRPVRRELDAGVELVAVDSGPGMADLTDSARDGHSTTGTLGIGLGAIVRQASWFDAYSRPGRGTVIVVQVFADPVTERPWAGGITRPLTGETVSGDGYAWRIVGVRRQLLVTDGLGHGPLAAAATDAALAAFRAAPDAAPAEVVGHLHRALSHTRGAALAVAEPDPATGLLRYAGLGNISGVVATGDGRQRGLVSLPGIAGHQRPAIRQYEYPFDPGSLLVMHSDGVVDRWRLADQPGLSGRSPLVVAATLLREAGVRRDDAGVLVARSW
- a CDS encoding ATP-binding protein, translated to MTSGVDLSRPQAQTVGSDEDVVRVRQLVRTVAVAVKLSLVDQTKVVTAASELARNTLVYGGGGTVEVAVVDNGRRPGISIVFADSGPGIADLDLALTDGYTTGGGLGLGLSGARRLVDEFDIQTAPGQGTRITITKWSR
- a CDS encoding STAS domain-containing protein, which produces MALSTDESGRLAGLLTSHVDQVTQRWTEVVAAQLRGRLSQTELRQQVQELHRALVDALGKGAADLAAEEATELRAVLAELSRGQARQGFSAAETATGVFALKDALLSVMETDESAGTLRDYVAFGTLVDQMGLFTFESFVRTRESLIADQAEQLLELSTPVVKLWEGVVAVPLVGTLDSARAQVVMERLLQTLVDTSSPYAIIDITGVPAVDTQVAQHILKTVVAARLMGADCIISGIRPQIAQTIVALGIEFGDIATKASLADALRHVLRLTGVETGRRQPRREA